One window of Quercus robur chromosome 5, dhQueRobu3.1, whole genome shotgun sequence genomic DNA carries:
- the LOC126728816 gene encoding uncharacterized protein LOC126728816, whose amino-acid sequence MVFVKSVDASDIVKSIRNLFKLFDEIVTWVGPKNIVHMVTDNASNYVSTSKLLCEKYKTISWSPCAVQCLNLVLQDMRDMPHVERLKKRASKVIVFIYNHVALIAWLRKRPDWIDIVRVGATRFATTFLSFRSLHVHKHDLQALVTSKFFVDNRLARESKAIKVVSIILDNSFWDDINVLVKISSPLIRLLRIVDSDQRPTIGYVYEGMHRVRLGIKKIFRMKKHLYKLYTSIIKKRWDKHLHKDLHAAAY is encoded by the coding sequence ATGGTATTTGTAAAATCAGTTGATGCCTCAGATATTGTGAAGAGTATCAGAAACttatttaaattgtttgatgaaatAGTTACATGGGTTGGTCCAAAAAACATAGTTCACATGGTTACTGATAATGCTTCCAATTATGTATCTACTAGTAAATTGTTGTGTGAAAAGTATAAAACTATTAGTTGGTCTCCTTGTGCAGTACAATGCCTGAATCTTGTTTTGCAAGATATGAGAGACATGCCTCATGTGGAGAGACTCAAAAAACGTGCATCCAAagttatagtttttatttataatcatGTGGCTTTGATTGCTTGGTTGAGGAAGAGACCTGATTGGATAGATATTGTACGTGTAGGAGCAACAAGATTTGCTACTACTTTCCTTTCATTTAGAAGCCTTCATGTGCATAAGCATGACTTGCAAGCCTTAGTGACTAGCAAGTTCTTTGTGGACAATAGATTGGCAAGAGAGTCAAAGGCAATAAAAGTAGTTTCTATCATTTTAGATAATTCTTTTTGGGATGATATTAATGTTCTTGTCAAGATTTCATCGCCACTCATTCGTTTGTTACGGATTGTTGATTCTGATCAAAGGCCTACAATAGGATATGTATATGAGGGCATGCATAGAGTACGGTTGGGAATCAAGAAAATCTTCCGAATGAAGAAGCACTTGTACAAGTTATACAcctcaattataaaaaaacgTTGGGACAAACATTTGCATAAAGATCTTCATGCTGCTGCATATTAG